The following are encoded together in the Salvelinus alpinus chromosome 37, SLU_Salpinus.1, whole genome shotgun sequence genome:
- the LOC139565696 gene encoding NADH dehydrogenase [ubiquinone] 1 alpha subcomplex subunit 12-like, translating to MNGKNTMWEVDGSMVPAEWHRWLHCMTDNPPTTHPPTPKKFLAEVHQFNVSGSAQAYVPYSTTRKKIHEWVPPKAQ from the exons ATGAATGGAAAGAACACCATGTGGGAGGTGGATGGCAGCATGGTGCCCGCTGAATG GCATCGCTGGCTGCACTGTATGACAGACAACCCTCCCACCACACACCCTCCTACGCCCAAGAAGTTCCTGGCGGAGGTCCACCAGTTCAACGTGAGTGGTTCGGCCCAGGCGTACGTGCCCTACTCCACCACCCGCAAGAAGATCCACGAGTGGGTGCCCCCAAAGGCTCAGTGA